CTGGAACTTCTAAATAGCCTCTTTGAGGAAACCAAAAAATATGTGATCTCTGACTACTCAAAGTTCAAACTTGTATTTCTATTGGATGGATTGGATGCGTTTCCACTTCCTCTTGATTTTGACCACAAAGCTGTCTTGGATGATATCAGACAGCCAGCCTCAGTGGGTTTGCTGTTGACCAGCCTCATCAGGGGAGACCTACTTCCTTCTGCCAGGCTTTGGATCACATCTCAGCCTTCAGCGGCTGAAAAGCTGCCGCCTGACTGTGTTGACAAGAAGACAGAAATACGAGGTAAGACTATATTTGCCAATAATATAAATtgatgcaacattttttttcaaagtatttaaaaagaatAGAATCTACTAAATAAAATCAGTATACCAGGTACTTTAGTTATGTTTGATGAAATTATTCATCATCTCATGCAACACATTAACTGTGATGACTATTTCACTATTTTCTACCAGGATGTATCATGATTTCCATCAGTGTGCTGCTTCTTGAAAGTCATGGAATCTTGTCATTTTTATCTTCCTAATTTAGACATCATCATGCCACGACTCATAAAGAAAGTAAAGGAAAAAGTGTTGGGTCAGTATGAGACTGAACTGCGTAAATTGAAAAAGGATTCAGAACTCTACGTCACGACTGGAGATAAAGATGTGCCACAAACCTACAACGACATCTTCAttaattcagagaaaaaaactgtgcgAACTGTGCTGACAGAGGGAGTGGCAGGTATTGGTAAAACCTTTCAGACGAGGAAGTTGATGGTCGACTGGGCAAAAGGAAAGTCCAACACAAGTATTGACTTGATCGTCCCTCTCAGTTTGAGTGAGTTGAAGACAGAAGGAGAAAAGCACAGTATGGAAGATCTGCTTGACCACTTTTTGGAAGAtgagaaatggaaaagaagaaaagattgCATTTCTGAGTGTGAATTAGCTCTCATCCTTGATGACTTCCAAGAATGTAAAAGTCCTCTTGACTTTGAAAACAGCAGTGTCCTTACTGATATTGGAGAATGTGCCTCAATAGATGTCCTCCTAACAAACCTCATCAGAGGAGATCTGCTTCCCGATGCTCGTCTCTGGATCATCTCTCGACCTTCAGGAACTGACAAGGTTCCTCCTGAACGTATTCACAAAGTGACACAATGTCGAGGTGAGAAACAGCAAAATGATCAAACTTGACAGTTGGGATCTCAATGCTTTGCATTTATTGCTCATGAAACAATTACGGGATAATAATGAGCAGATAAATATATTTAGCAGACAATGCAAGGAAAAAGATTTTAATGCCCTTTGATGTCTGACAAATATGTTGACATGTCCAGTaatatgcttctttttttcatgtcagaGACATTGAAGCGCAGAGAGGACCTGGTCTCAAAGCTAAAAGAGAGATATCATCGAGAATACACTCCAGTTGAAGACCCTGATCATTCGaaccagaaaaacacagaacacatcTTGAAGGAACACAGCACTGAAGATGGCAAAACTGATCAACAGACCAAGCCAAAACCAGTTACACAAGTAACTGTATCTGATATCTTTGAAGctagaaaagacaaaaaagtcaGAACTGTCTTGACCGTAGGAGAAGCTCAAATCGGAAAATCATTCCAAGTCCAGAAATTCATAAAAGCATGGGCAGGCAAGAAAACACTGTCTTCTCGCCAGTACAACGATGGAAATAATCGAATCAGTCAAACTGAAGATATAGAAGTTCTTTTCCCATTTGACTTGTCAAAGTCTGATTTTAAAGAAGCTAAAAATTCCAGTTTGCTGGAACTTCTAAATAGTCTCTTTGAGGAAACCAAAAAATATGTGATCTCTGACTACTCAAAGTTCAAACTTGTATTTCTATTGGATGGATTGGATGCGTTTCCACTTCCTCTTGATTTTGACCACAAAGCTGTCTTGGATGATATCAGACAGCCAGCCTCAGTGGGTTTGCTGTTGACCAGCCTCATCAGGGGAGACCTACTTCCTTCTGCCAGGCTTTGGATCACATCTCAGCCTTCAGCGGCTGAAAAGCTGCCGCCTGACTGTGTTGACAAGAAGACAGAAATACGAGGTAAGACTATATTTGCCAATAATATAAATtgatgcaacattttttttcaaagtatttaaaaagaatAGAATCTACTAAATAAAATCAGTATACCAGGTACTTTAGTTATGTTTGATGAAATTATTCATCATCTCATGCAACACATTAACTGTGATGACTATTTCACTATTTTCTACCAGGATGTATCATGATTTCCATCAGTGTGCTGCTTCTTGAAAGTCATGGAATCTTGTCATTTTTATCTTCCTAATTTAGACATCATCATGCCACGACTCATAAAGAAAGTAAAGGAAAAAGTGTTGGGTCAGTATGAGACTGAACTGCGTAAATTGAAAAAGGATTCAGAACTCTACGTCACGACTGGAGATAAAGATGTGCCACAAACCTACAACGACATCTTCAttaattcagagaaaaaaactgtgcgAACTGTGCTGACAGAGGGAGTGGCAGGTATTGGTAAAACCTTTCAGACGAGGAAGTTGATGGTCGACTGGGCAAAAGGAAAGTCCAACACAAGTATTGACTTGATCGTCCCTCTCAGTTTGAGTGAGTTGAAGACAGAAGGAGAAAAGCACAGTATGGAAGATCTGCTTGACCACTTTTTGGAAGAtgagaaatggaaaagaagaaaagattgCATTTCTGAGTGTGAATTAGCTCTCATCCTTGATGACTTCCAAGAATGTAAAAGTCCTCTTGACTTTGAAAACAGCAGTGTCCTTACTGATATTGGAGAATGTGCCTCAATAGATGTCCTCCTAACAAACCTCATCAGAGGAGATCTGCTTCCCGATGCTCGTCTCTGGATCATCTCTCGACCTTCAGGAACTGACAAGGTTCCTCCTGAACGTATTCACAAAGTGACACAATGTCGAGGTGAGAAACAGCAAAATGATCAAACTTGACAGTTGGGATCTCAATGCTTTGCATTTATTGCTCATGAAACAATTACGGGATAATAATGAGCAGATAAATATATTTAGCAGACAATGCAAGGAAAAAGATTTTAATGCCCTTTGATGTCTGACAAATATGTTGACATGTCCAGTaatatgcttctttttttcatgtcagaGACATTGAAGCGCAGAGAGGACCTGGTCTCAAAGCTAAAAGAGAGATATCATCGAGAATACACTCCAGTTGAAGACCCTGATCATTCGaaccagaaaaacacagaacacatcTTGAAGGAACACAGCACTGAAGATGGCAAAACTGATCAACAGACCAAGCCAAAACCAGTTACACAAGTAACTGTATCTGATATCTTTGAAGctagaaaagacaaaaaagtcaGAACTGTCTTGACCGTAGGAGAAGCTCAAATCGGAAAATCATTCCAAGTCCAGAAATTCATAAAAGCATGGGCAGGCAAGAAAACACTGTCTTCTCGCCAGTACAACGATGGAAATAATCGAATCAGTCAAACTGAAGATATAGAAGTTCTTTTCCCATTTGACTTGTCAAAGTCTGATTTTAAAGAAGCTAAAAATTCCAGTTTGCTGGAACTTCTAAATAGTCTCTTTGAGGAAACCAAAAAATATGTGATCTCTGACTACTCAAAGTTCAAACTTGTATTTCTATTGGATGGATTGGATGCGTTTCCACTTCCTCTTGATTTTGACCACAAAGCTGTCTTGGATGATATCAGACAGCCAGCCTCAGTGGGTTTGCTGTTGACCAGCCTCATCAGGGGAGACCTACTTCCTTCTGCCAGGCTTTGGATCACATCTCAGCCTTCAGCGGCTGAAAAGCTGCCGCCTGACTGTGTTGACAAGAAGACAGAAATACGAGGTAAGACTATATTTGCCAATAATATAAATtgatgcaacattttttttcaaagtatttaaaaagaatAGAATCTACTAAATAAAATCAGTATACCAGGTACTTTAGTTATGTTTGATGAAATTATTCATCATCTCATGCAACACATTAACTGTGATGACTATTTCACTATTTTCTACCAGGATGTATCATGATTTCCATCAGTGTGCTGCTTCTTGAAAGTCATGGAATCTTGTCATTTTTATCTTCCTAATTTAGACATCATCATGCCACGACTCATAAAGAAAGTAAAGGAAAAAGTGTTGGGTCAGTATGAGACTGAACTGCGTAAATTGAAAAAGGATTCAGAACTCTACGTCACGACTGGAGATAAAGATGTGCCACAAACCTGCAACGACATCTTCAttaattcagagaaaaaagCTGTGCGAACTGTGCTGACAGAGGGAGTGGCTGGTATTGGTAAAACCTTTCAGACAAGGAAGTTGATGGTCGACTGGGCAAAAGGAAAGTCCAACACAAGTATTGACTTGATCGTCCCTCTCAGTTTGAGTGAGTTGAAGACAGAAGGAGAAGAGCACAGTATGGAAGATCTGCTTGACCACTTTTTGGAAGAtgagaaatggaaaagaagaaaagattgCATTTCTGAGTGTGAATTAGCTCTCATCCTTGATGACTTTCAAGAATGTAAACGTCGTCTTGACTTTGAAAACAGCAGTGTCCTTACTGATATTGGAGAACGTGCCTCAATAGATGTCCTCCTAACAAACCTCATCAGAGGAGATCTGCTTCCCGATGCTCGTCTCTGGATCATCTCTCGACCTTCAGGAACTGACAAGGTTCCTCCTGAACGTATTCACAAAGTGACACGATGTCGAGGTGAGAAACAGCAAAATGATCAAACTTGACAGTTGGGATCTCAATGCTTTGCATTTATTGCTCATAAAACAATTAAGGGATAACAATGAGCAGTTACATATATTTAGCAGACAATGCAAGGAAAAAGATTTTAATGCCTTTTGATTTCTGACAAATATATTGACATATCCAGTAATATGCTTGTTTTTTCATGTCAGAGACATCAAAGCGCAGAGAGGACCTGATCTCAAAGCTAAAAGAGAGATATCGTCGAGAATACACTCCAGTTGAAGACCCTGATCATTCGaaccagaaaaacacagaacacatcTTGAAGGAACACAGCACTGAAGATGGGAAAACTGATCAACAGACCAAGCCAAAATCAGTTACACAAGTAACTGTATCTGATATCTTTGAAGctagaaaagacaaaaaagtcaGAACTGTCTTGACCGTAGGAGAAGCTCAAATCGGAAAATCATTCCAAGTCCAGAAATTCATAAAAGCATGGGCAGATGATAAAACACTACTTTCTCGCCTGTACAACGATGGAAAAAAATTTTTCAGTCAAACTGAAGATATAGAAGTTCTTTTCCCATTTGACTTGTCAAAGTCTGACTTTAAAGAAGCTAAAAAATCCAGTTTGCTGGAACTTCTAAATGGCCTCTTTGAGGAAACCAAAAAATATGTGATCTCTGACTACGCAAAGTTCAAGCTTGTATTTCTATTGGATGGACTGGATGCGTTTCCACTTCCTCTTGATTTTGACCACAAAGCTGTCTTGGATGATATCAGACAGCCAGCCTCAGTGGGTTTGCTGTTGACCAGCCTCATCAGGGGAGACCTGCTTCCTTCTGCCAGGCTTTGGATCACATCTCAGCCTTCAGCAGCTGAAAAGCTGCCGCCTGACTGTGTTGACAAGAAGACAGAAATACGAGGTGAGACTATATTTGCAAATGATATAAATTGATGCAATAAAGTATTTTACAGTAGCGTCATCCAATTTGAAAATGgaatggaaaaatgtgaaaaaaaagtgtgatttatCTATCTGTCAGTTTGTTGATCGATCTATAAAAGGGTCCCTAACAACATCAGAtcctttgattaaaaaataatcattCTCAGAGTACGTTGTACCAGACTGATTGACAGGGATCAATTTAGAGACAattttgttgtaaatatgtACAATCGTAACACATCTGTTGAGAAGTGCAAATGTGCTAAACGTAACTCAGTACAACTTCAAGATATTATTTTTCTCTAATGTTTAAAATGCAATTCCTTACAGAGAAGCCTGATATTACAAGTACGCGGACCCTGAAATCCCAACTGAAGAGGCAACTGACCTACGTAACTCAAGGGACTGATAAAAGAAACACGTCAGCTGTGCTAAAAGAAATCTACACAGATCTATACATCATagagggggacagaggagaCGTCAATAAaaaacatgaggtcagacagattgatgATGCTCGATCAGTGAGAAAAGAAACACCCATCGAATACTCCGACATCTTCAAAAATGCACCTGAGGGAAACATACCTATCAAAACTGTGCTGACAATCGGAGTGGCAGGCATAGGAAAGACATTTGCATCCATGAAGTACgttctggactgggccgagagTCCAGCAGATGAAACTGTTGACTACACCTTTCTGCTTCCCTTCCGGGAGTTGAATTTGAGAAAAGACCAGGAACACAGTTTCGAGGAACTGATTCATCAGTTGTTCCCAGCAATGAAGACGTCAGAAATACGGAACTATGACAATTACAAGATTCTGATTGTCCTGGATGGCCTTGACGAATGTCGCCTTGATCTCAATTTCAGTGAGAATGTCATTTGGACAGATGtgagaaaaaagacaacagtcaacgttctgctgacaaacctcatcCGAGGAAAGCTGCTTCCAAAAGCTCAGATCTGGATCACATCTCGACCTGCAGCATCAAACAATATTCCTCCTGATGCAGTGAATCGAGTTACAGAGGTGCGAGGATTCAATGAAAAGCAAAAGGAAGAGTACTTCAGGAAGAGATTCGTCAAGAAGGAGATTGCTGAAGAAGTCATCTCAGAAGTGAAGAAATCCAGGAGCCTGTTTATCATGTGTTACATCCCTGTTTTCTGTTGGATCACTTCAAATGTCATGGAGGACATCATGAAAAAAGACCAGAAGGATGTGTTGCCCAAAACTCTGACTTACATGTACACACGTTTTCTTTTGCTGCAGTGTGAACAAGCAAACGTGAAATATGAAGAAACCGAGACCAGTGACGATCCTGAAGCTGATTCGTGCTTGAATACAAGAAACAGGGAAACAGTGCTTGCtttgggaaaactggcttttgaggagCTTGAGAAGGGAAATCTTGTCTTTCCTGAAGAATATCTTGTCGAGTGTGGTATCAATATCAGAAATGCTGCTGTCCTTTCAGGTTTATTCACTCAAATCATGCGAGAGGGCTGTGGGCTCTACCCACAAAAATTGTTTTGCTTCGTTCATCTGAGCATTCAAGAGTTCGTCGCAGCTTTGTATGTATCTCACAGATTCACTAACAACGgtgaaaatgtgttcacttcCTCCCCTGAGGATTCAGAGTCACCTGCATCAGACTTCTACACAAAAGCAGTGGACAAAGCTCTGGAAAGCAAAAATGGAGACTGGGATCTGTTTCTCCGCTTCCTGCTTGGCCTTTCTCTGGCGACTCATCAGAATCTGCTGCCGGAGCTGCtcaaaacacctgaaaacaatAAGGAGACATACCAGGAAACTGTGGAGCACATCAAAAAGAAGATCAGAGAAGTGGATGatccagaaaaaaagcaaaatcttTTCCACTGTTTGAATGAGCTGAATGATGATTCACTTGTTGAGGAAGTCAAAAAGTCTCTGGAAACACGGACCTTTGAAAACTTCTCCCCCTCACAGTGGTCAGCTCTGACATTTGTGCTGTTAACATCAGATTTAAATCTTGATGTGTTCGATCTTAAAAACTACCTGAAGTCAGAAACGGTACTCCTGGGAATGCTGCCGGTGGTCAAAGTTTCTGAAACTACATTGTAAGTACTGTCTTTCTAAGTCTCACTGAGATCCATATGCTTGCGCATCCATATCGAAATATTTAAAGGAAAAGATTTCCACAATCTGCCTGCATTTTTTCTCCACTGGTTCATGGGTGCCACTAACAAGACAATCACTGTTCTACATgttgcctttgaatgatcagccTGGTCGAGGTGATTGCACACACTGTATATGCTAAATTTAACCAGCAAAGGCTGCAATTATAGTTGGTTTATACAGTAGTTTTGTCATCAAATCAGCTACAATTTTAACCTGGCCTAAGCCAGTGGGGTATAAAAACAGAGATTAGATCTTGACCATTGAGATAAGTGCCAGTGGTTATCTACAGGTTTGGAAAGTGAACAGGACAGGGAAGCTTGCTGGTTTGAATCTTCATGCTGAGAAGTCTCAAGCGTGGGTATTTGAGCAAGGTTCCAGCTGTCTCCTGTAGGTTGCTGTCAGGAAGTCCATACATAGAAGtcaaataaaacatgcagattACATGATCTGATGTGGCACAACCCCAGATGTGAACTGCtgagactctctctctctcaaaccatgaaaaaaacaccattgTGATGATGTGCCATTATTGAAGACACTTGGCAGAATCCTTTTGTGAAATGGCTTCATCtgtcaagttttttctttttgttttgttttttttttttttagtttaaatatatttctgtttgcatttgtatttgttttccaCAGGCTCAGTTGGTGTGACCTCACTGAAAAGTCCTGCAGTGGTCTGATGACCTCAGTCCTCAGTTCTCCATCCTCAAATCTCACAGTACTGGACATGAGTAATAACGACTTGAAGGATGCAGGGATACAGCGACTTGCTGAAGGGCTAAAAAGTATTCACTGCAAACTGAAAAATCTCAAGTAAGTGTGGAATGCATTTATCATGCTTTTCATATGAACAACTCGCACAGTAACGCAGTGAAGGATGAGGTACCAAAAAGGATAACAGAGACACAGAATCCTTTTATTATTCCCAAATGTTAGTCGAAGAAAAATTATACCATTTTTGGGCGTATGTAtttgtttagtttggttttaTTTGGGTGTGAACATGAGGTGGAGTCAAGGAAGAAGAAAGGCCTCAGTATTATCTCCAGAATAATGATATGCAATGACCGTgtagaatgaatgaatgaagcactTAATTTTGGCATCCATTTCCCATCAACCCCAGGACGCGAGAACAGCACCGACAAATACCCACGCCTGCTTTACGGAATGACGTCATCTTAATGTGACTCAAACAACCAcatttaggctgaatcccatttcaccccttagcccttccccttggccctacccctcgttttgcgcgttcacgtggagggataggagtgtcccaattgtcattatgatggaggggtagggccaagaaagagggccagtcacccctccaaaaggagattctcgagaggcacactccaaacggaggggtatcggccgatggcgaggggcgcttgttctttcagcctaggtcatgcctggcgggcggggtgaattcacttccgcattgacgggagtgatcgtttccacacccgcgcattccaggcgcattccaaacacaacagatagacgattattttcaataaactggtttcttcaacacggcccgcctggaatgcgcgggtgggaaacgagcgcccccgccaatgcggaagtgaactaaccccacccgccactgacggtccaggcgaacaaaacaagcgcccctcgccaccggcgccactggatgacagatttctcagaaagccttccaagatcagcaagatggcggcgtccgcaacgaaagacgttcataaatgtcagtattttgtcaattaataaagttttaaaatgtaagaaaaacattcttcttcggcagataattgtcgcatctgcctacgtcatcggcagcggcgactactgatgacgtacacgattgtcggaggggtgtcccaattcggaggggttgactttctcccctaccccttagcactccgtttcataggcggagggctaaggggtagggccaaggggaagggctaaggggtgaaatgggattcagccttactctcctttttaaaaatgtctgaacACCTCTATGAACAATAAAGTGCAATAACCGTAAAGTAGTGCATGAACAACATTTAGGCCAACAGCCAACCTGCCTAGATAAACCGGACGGACTACCGGTTTACCTTCATAGCCCTGTGGATtattgtgcacacacacaaaaaaaaaaaatacagcaactGCCGTAACACGGGCTATGTAACTAAGTTTAGCTTAAAAGTCAGTAACATAGTCTTTGAGGTATGCGGGCCTCTGGCGGGCCCTGACTGGACGAGTTTCTTGCTGCACTGACTCAGATGGCCCAGCCAACTCAGAGGGATGCCTCGCTGGAGTCTCCACCTGTGCACGAGGGCGATCCCAGACCTCATCTGTGTTGAGGAGATCTGAGgcagtcagctgatcagatAGTGACAGTCGCGCCACCTGTCGGAGGCGACTGGCATGCCAGCGTGAACCGTCTGTCAGGCGAAAGGTGGCCGGTCCCCACTGTGCAG
The DNA window shown above is from Salarias fasciatus chromosome 20, fSalaFa1.1, whole genome shotgun sequence and carries:
- the LOC115407882 gene encoding uncharacterized protein LOC115407882 isoform X2 gives rise to the protein MEQKPSSPASSTASLRSDWSKDRPLNFGNDQSRPLSPAYSDHTARSDWSEEEPPDLGNDELRPSSPAFSTASLRSDWSKDRPLNFGNDQSRPLSPAYSDHTARSDRSEEEPPDLGNDELRPSSPAFSTASLRSDWSKDRPLNFGNDQSRPLSPAYSDHTARSDRSEEEPPDLGNDELRPSSSAFSTASLRSDWSKDRPLNFGNDQSRPLSPAYSDHTARSDWSEEEPPDLGNEELRPSSPASSTASLRSDRSEDSHLDFGNDQSRPLSPAYSDHTARSDRSEEEPPDLGNEESRPSSPASSTASLRSDLSQDRPLDFGNDQSRPPSPAYSDHTARSDRSKEEPPDLGNEELRSSSPASSTASIRPPDSGNDEQRPSSPASSTASLRSDLSKDRPLNFGNDQSRPLSPAYSDHTARSDQSKEELLDLGNEELRSSSPASSTASVRSDCFNARSPDSGNDEQRPSSPASSTASLRSDLSQDRPLDFGNDQSSPPESQVLKYQEDDPHTFTEDDPQQIHSSENIMPRLKKKVKEKVLDQYETELRGLKEDSELYVTTGDKDVPQTCNNIFINSEKKAVRTVLTEGVAGIGKTFQTRKLMVDWAKGKSNTSIDLIVPLSLSELKTEGEEHSMEDLLDHFLEDEKWKRRKDCISECKLALILDDFQECKSRLDFENSSVLTDIGERASIDVLLTNLIRGDLLPDARLWIISRPSGTDKVPPELIDKVTRCRETLKRRKDLVSKLKERYRREYTPVEDPDHSNQKNTEHILKEHSTEDGKTDQQTKPKSVTQVTVSDIFEARKDKKVRTVLTVGEAQIGKSFQVQKFIKAWADDKTLLSRLYNYGKGWISQTEDIEVLFPFDLSKSDFKEAKKSSLLELLNSLFEETKKYVISDYSKFKLVFLLDGLDAFPLPLDFDHKAVLDDIRQPASVGLLLTSLIRGDLLPSARLWITSQPSAAEKLPPDCVDKKTEIRDIIMPRLIKKVKEKVLGQYETELRKLKKDSELYVTTGDKDVPQTYNDIFINSEKKTVRTVLTEGVAGIGKTFQTRKLMVDWAKGKSNTSIDLIVPLSLSELKTEGEKHSMEDLLDHFLEDEKWKRRKDCISECELALILDDFQECKSPLDFENSSVLTDIGECASIDVLLTNLIRGDLLPDARLWIISRPSGTDKVPPERIHKVTQCRETLKRREDLVSKLKERYHREYTPVEDPDHSNQKNTEHILKEHSTEDGKTDQQTKPKPVTQVTVSDIFEARKDKKVRTVLTVGEAQIGKSFQVQKFIKAWAGKKTLSSRQYNDGNNRISQTEDIEVLFPFDLSKSDFKEAKNSSLLELLNSLFEETKKYVISDYSKFKLVFLLDGLDAFPLPLDFDHKAVLDDIRQPASVGLLLTSLIRGDLLPSARLWITSQPSAAEKLPPDCVDKKTEIRDIIMPRLIKKVKEKVLGQYETELRKLKKDSELYVTTGDKDVPQTYNDIFINSEKKTVRTVLTEGVAGIGKTFQTRKLMVDWAKGKSNTSIDLIVPLSLSELKTEGEKHSMEDLLDHFLEDEKWKRRKDCISECELALILDDFQECKSPLDFENSSVLTDIGECASIDVLLTNLIRGDLLPDARLWIISRPSGTDKVPPERIHKVTQCRETLKRREDLVSKLKERYHREYTPVEDPDHSNQKNTEHILKEHSTEDGKTDQQTKPKPVTQVTVSDIFEARKDKKVRTVLTVGEAQIGKSFQVQKFIKAWAGKKTLSSRQYNDGNNRISQTEDIEVLFPFDLSKSDFKEAKNSSLLELLNSLFEETKKYVISDYSKFKLVFLLDGLDAFPLPLDFDHKAVLDDIRQPASVGLLLTSLIRGDLLPSARLWITSQPSAAEKLPPDCVDKKTEIRDIIMPRLIKKVKEKVLGQYETELRKLKKDSELYVTTGDKDVPQTCNDIFINSEKKAVRTVLTEGVAGIGKTFQTRKLMVDWAKGKSNTSIDLIVPLSLSELKTEGEEHSMEDLLDHFLEDEKWKRRKDCISECELALILDDFQECKRRLDFENSSVLTDIGERASIDVLLTNLIRGDLLPDARLWIISRPSGTDKVPPERIHKVTRCRETSKRREDLISKLKERYRREYTPVEDPDHSNQKNTEHILKEHSTEDGKTDQQTKPKSVTQVTVSDIFEARKDKKVRTVLTVGEAQIGKSFQVQKFIKAWADDKTLLSRLYNDGKKFFSQTEDIEVLFPFDLSKSDFKEAKKSSLLELLNGLFEETKKYVISDYAKFKLVFLLDGLDAFPLPLDFDHKAVLDDIRQPASVGLLLTSLIRGDLLPSARLWITSQPSAAEKLPPDCVDKKTEIREKPDITSTRTLKSQLKRQLTYVTQGTDKRNTSAVLKEIYTDLYIIEGDRGDVNKKHEVRQIDDARSVRKETPIEYSDIFKNAPEGNIPIKTVLTIGVAGIGKTFASMKYVLDWAESPADETVDYTFLLPFRELNLRKDQEHSFEELIHQLFPAMKTSEIRNYDNYKILIVLDGLDECRLDLNFSENVIWTDVRKKTTVNVLLTNLIRGKLLPKAQIWITSRPAASNNIPPDAVNRVTEVRGFNEKQKEEYFRKRFVKKEIAEEVISEVKKSRSLFIMCYIPVFCWITSNVMEDIMKKDQKDVLPKTLTYMYTRFLLLQCEQANVKYEETETSDDPEADSCLNTRNRETVLALGKLAFEELEKGNLVFPEEYLVECGINIRNAAVLSGLFTQIMREGCGLYPQKLFCFVHLSIQEFVAALYVSHRFTNNGENVFTSSPEDSESPASDFYTKAVDKALESKNGDWDLFLRFLLGLSLATHQNLLPELLKTPENNKETYQETVEHIKKKIREVDDPEKKQNLFHCLNELNDDSLVEEVKKSLETRTFENFSPSQWSALTFVLLTSDLNLDVFDLKNYLKSETVLLGMLPVVKVSETTLLSWCDLTEKSCSGLMTSVLSSPSSNLTVLDMSNNDLKDAGIQRLAEGLKSIHCKLKNLKVSGCQVTEKGCSYLASALKENTGSHLKELDLSYNHPGESGVKELSAVFADPRMKLCVNYGGEHRLKPGIKKYDALLKFDENTISRRLVVVDQDKRRKVKTVELVEEKVARPENDDRFKRTQVLCDKGLEDLGYWEVEWQGMVGIAVSYNDVGRKWDNAGGLGCNEKSWSLMCSSSGFMGRDGKMFTGFIARHGKMSKHIKVPCCQKIAVYLDWKAGTLSYYGVSSDERSLIHTFRTKFTGPLFPGFWFKEGSVTLCDL